The proteins below are encoded in one region of Rhinolophus sinicus isolate RSC01 linkage group LG07, ASM3656204v1, whole genome shotgun sequence:
- the FRAT2 gene encoding GSK-3-binding protein FRAT2, whose protein sequence is MPCRREEEEEAGEEAEGEEEGSFLLLEQSVTLGGSGEVDRLVAQIGETLQLDATQDSPASPCAPPGPPLQPPQPPAAVRADKVGPPGLPLLLPTAPAETVGPAPPRALRCVLGDRGRVRGRSAPYFVAELAAGPSALPGPCRRGWLRGAVASRRLQQRRWPPAGARAHEDDPHRLLQQLVLSGNLIKEAVRRLQRAVAAVAATGPAGAPGTGGGRRGPDSVALQPSDALH, encoded by the coding sequence ATGCCTTGccggagggaagaggaagaggaagccgGCGAGGAAgcggagggggaggaagagggcagctttctcctgctGGAGCAGTCGGTGACGCTGGGCGGCTCGGGCGAGGTGGACCGGCTGGTGGCCCAGATCGGCGAGACGCTGCAGCTGGACGCGACGCAGGACAGCCCGGCCTCCCCGTGCGCGCCACCCGGGCCGCCGCTGCAGCCCCCACAGCCGCCGGCGGCGGTGCGGGCTGATAAGGTGGGGCCTCCCGGACTGCCGCTTCTTCTGCCGACCGCGCCGGCTGAGACCGTGGGCCCGGCGCCTCCGCGGGCCCTGCGCTGCGTCCTCGGGGACCGCGGCCGCGTGCGGGGCCGGTCTGCGCCCTACTTTGTGGCGGAGCTCGCCGCAGGCCCCAGTGCGCTCCCGGGGCCGTGCCGGCGAGGATGGCTGCGGGGCGCTGTCGCCTCCCGCCGCCTGCAGCAGCGACGATGGCCACCAGCCGGGGCGCGCGCCCACGAGGACGACCCGCACCGGCTCCTGCAGCAGCTCGTGCTCTCGGGAAACCTCATCAAGGAGGCTGTGCGGAGGCTCCAGCGAGCTGTCGCCGCAGTTGCAGCCACAGGCCCTGCGGGCGCCCCCGGGACTGGGGGCGGCCGCAGGGGACCGGACTCGGTTGCCCTGCAGCCCTCTGACGCCTTGCACTGA